A genome region from Bradyrhizobium commune includes the following:
- a CDS encoding Spy/CpxP family protein refolding chaperone produces the protein MVRSVFKSRFRVGFALAGAAFLTLAVLPNRAEAQFGLGGGPLGVARFAVGHVIGLARLRHSRLAVRGGRTRDAALRSQDPRGDERAQLANPYILRAALTAQAALSGWHGGRRPQGWWRHPDGSYGWVGPVFWPFAHDDLTNAVIFGDVTGLSLYGYGDIYAAIFAPYAAAELAAYTAPQGRRARKVPSVDDLCEASDTGGMPVDRIAAAVQPNEMQRTALDDVSTAWTAARDTIRSACPTQTSATAPERINVMQARLEAMIKATDTIAPPLTKFVDLLDDNQKARLDALANERRAALAAIQRRDVQRDAQKDAQAASACQSDSDPRYDEQAQRQYQQLVQQQWPASDIATALRLDDTGRARLDVLQDTALRTMETLSPCPSKPAATPQARLAAVKARLETMLQAVKGVGDALDDFEADLSDEQKAGFEAMGPKRGM, from the coding sequence GTGGTCAGGTCGGTTTTCAAGTCGAGATTCCGGGTAGGATTTGCGCTCGCCGGCGCAGCCTTTCTGACTCTGGCAGTGCTGCCGAACCGGGCCGAGGCTCAGTTCGGCTTGGGTGGCGGGCCGCTTGGCGTTGCACGTTTCGCCGTCGGTCATGTGATTGGTCTGGCGCGGCTGCGCCATTCTCGCCTGGCGGTGCGGGGCGGCCGCACCCGTGACGCCGCCTTGCGGTCGCAGGACCCTCGCGGCGACGAGCGCGCCCAGCTTGCCAATCCTTATATCCTGCGCGCGGCGCTGACGGCGCAAGCGGCGCTGTCCGGCTGGCATGGCGGCCGTCGCCCGCAAGGCTGGTGGCGGCATCCTGACGGCAGCTATGGCTGGGTCGGCCCGGTGTTCTGGCCGTTCGCGCATGACGATCTCACCAACGCCGTGATCTTCGGCGATGTGACCGGCCTCTCGCTCTACGGTTATGGCGATATCTATGCCGCGATCTTCGCGCCCTATGCGGCGGCGGAGCTCGCTGCCTACACGGCCCCGCAAGGTCGCCGCGCGCGAAAAGTCCCGTCGGTGGATGATCTCTGCGAGGCCAGCGACACCGGCGGTATGCCGGTCGATCGCATCGCCGCCGCCGTGCAGCCGAACGAGATGCAGCGCACCGCGCTCGACGATGTCAGCACCGCCTGGACGGCCGCGCGCGATACCATCCGCAGTGCGTGTCCGACGCAGACGTCTGCGACAGCGCCCGAGCGCATCAACGTGATGCAGGCGCGCCTCGAGGCGATGATCAAGGCCACCGACACGATCGCGCCGCCGCTCACCAAGTTCGTCGATCTCCTCGACGACAATCAGAAGGCAAGGCTCGATGCGCTGGCAAACGAGCGCCGCGCCGCGCTTGCGGCGATCCAGCGCAGGGATGTGCAGAGGGATGCGCAGAAGGACGCGCAGGCGGCATCGGCCTGCCAGTCGGACAGCGATCCCCGCTATGACGAGCAGGCGCAGCGCCAATACCAGCAGCTGGTGCAGCAGCAATGGCCGGCCTCCGACATCGCCACCGCGTTGCGCCTCGACGACACGGGTCGCGCCCGCCTCGACGTGCTCCAGGACACCGCGCTGCGTACCATGGAGACGTTGAGCCCGTGTCCGTCCAAGCCAGCAGCGACGCCGCAAGCCCGCCTCGCCGCGGTGAAGGCGCGGCTCGAGACGATGCTGCAAGCAGTCAAGGGCGTCGGCGATGCGCTCGACGATTTCGAGGCGGACTTGAGCGACGAGCAGAAGGCGGGGTTCGAGGCGATGGGGCCGAAGCGGGGGATGTGA